The DNA sequence GGCGCTGTCCAACGGCGGCACGGTCAACACCACCGTGTATCGCAACTCGGCCAGTGGCAACTACGACTACTTCGACCTGCCCGACAAGTATCGCTACAACCTCGCGCACACCTGGTATGGCGCGACGAGCGTGTACAACGTCGAGCACGGCGCGCTGCGCCTCAACACCGGCGTCAACGCAAATACGTATCAGCGCGCGCATCGTGCCTACTTCCAGCCGACCACCGAGCTGTACGACAACACTGGTCACAAGCAGGATGCCAGTGGGTTCGTGAAGCTGTCGTATACGGCCGGTCGCGCCACCTGGTTTGGTGATGTGCAGGGCCGCTGGGCGCGATTCCGCTACGAGCCGTCGGAGAACGCCGGCATCACCGGGCGCGCCATCGACTGGACCTTTGTGAACCCGAAGGCGGGCGTCACCTACCAGTTGGCGCAGGGGCTGTCGGCATTCGCGAGCTATGGCATCACGAGCCGTGAGCCGGCGCGCAACGACCTGTTCGGCGGCGAAGACGATCTCAACGCCGACAACGTGGCGGACTTCGGCGACTTCACGCGGGTCAAGCCGGAGCGTCTGCACGATACCGAGCTCGGGCTCAACTACACGCGCCCCACGCTCGACCTGTCGGCCAACCTGTACAGCATGGACTTCCGCAACGACATCGCGCGCATCGGGGCGCCGACGGCGTCCGGATCCATCCTGCGCCGTAACGTGGGCAGCAGCTACCGTCGCGGGCTCGAGCTGGATGTGGCCTGGCGCGGCATCAACCGTGTGGTGCTGGCCGGCAATGCCACGTGGAGTGCCAATCGTATCCGGCAGTTCACGGACTCGTCGCGTGGGACGCCGGTGGTCCGGCGCAACGTCGAGCCGCTGCTCACGCCGCGTTTCATCTCCTCGCATCGCGTGGAGGTCACGCCGCGCCGCGGGCTGATGCTCGGGCTGGAGGGTCGCTATCAGAGCCGCGCCTTCCTCGACAACACGTCGAGCCCGGACCGTGTGCTTCCCGATTATTACACGGTGGACGCCACGGCTCGCGTGGCACTGGGCCGGAGTTCGCTCACGCTGCGCGGGCAGAACCTCGGCGATACGCAGAAGTTCGGTTCAGGGTCGGTGTCCGGCTCGGGCACCGTGCGCTACTTCGTGCTGCCGGCCCGGGCGCTGTTTGCCACACTGGCGTACGAGTTCTGAGGCGTCCGGTATTGCGCGGGTCAAGGTGCAGATCGTGCCAGGCACCGGCGTCCATTGTGCCGCGAGATCGATAACAGCTCACGCAGAGAAAAGGAGTTCGCAGAGGGCGCTGAGGGGTTCAGTCAAACTGAAAGGGTCTGGGAGCGTTTGCCGCTGTGGATCCGTGCGGTTTCCGCCCCATCCGCGTCATCCGCGACAAGGCCGTTCAACCAGCACTGCAGTTCTCTGCGCCCTCTGCGCCCTCCATTCCTCTGCGTGAGCTGTTGACGGTCTTGCCGCACTCAGCGCCCGATGATCGTGAGCGCACGCTCGCTCCGCACGGGCTGTCCGCCTGGAACGCGGGCCTCGACCACCACGCGGTACTCGCCGGGTTCGAGGTCGCCCAAGTCGAGCGAGATGGCTCGTGGCATGATGCTCGGGCCCTCGCTCATGGTGGTGCGCGTATCGGGGTCGCGCCAGGCAATGCCGAGCGCCCGGAGAGGCACGTCGCGCAGGCGGGTGACCTCGCCGATGCGCTGCAGGAAGCCGGTGCGTGTCGTACGCTCGATGGCCACGCGGAACTGCACCGAGTCGCCGGGCGTGACCCCGTAGGTCTCCCAGAAGATACCGATGCGATCGCCCTGCCTGAGCATCGTGGTGGCGAGCATGTGCGGAAACATGCCCGGCGCATCGGGCGGCGTGCCGCCGCGCGCGGCGTCGTAGAACACCGGGGCGGAGATGTCGAGCTGCCCCGCTGCGAGCGCCGAAAGCGCGGCCGGTGGCCTGACCCCGAAGCGCGAGCGACCAAACAGGTTGCGGAGCCGAGGATGACGGGCTTCGACACTCACCACCGCAGGCTCGGACGGAATGAGCGCCGAAGTGAACAGCGACCCGCCGGGGTGCACCCGTCCTCTGCCCAGGGTGTTCATGGTGTCGGGCGCGGGCGATACCACCAGGACGGCCTCGGCAGAATCCCGCCGCAGGTTGGTCAGTACCGTGTCAGCCCGCCCGAACAGATTGTGCGTGACCGCGAGCGTGACGCCCGTGTAGCGTCGCAGCATGGCCACCTGGCCCAACGGCATTTCGGCAATGCGCCCTTCGAAGGCCATATGCTCGTGCGGCCACCAGATGCGACCCCGATCCATGGCGTCGTGGGTGCTGTCACGCTGGTGCAACTGCCAGCTGCTGTCGCCAACCGAATAGGGACTGTACACGGCGGACAGCGAGGGCGTGAAAGACTGCCGGCCCGAGGTGTACTCCACGGTGGTGTACGGGCCGGCGTGCAGCTCACCCACATGCGAATCGTGCAGCCGGTCCTCCTTCTCGCCAATCCAGAGTGCGGCACTCGGCGGACCGTAGCGCGTGATGAGCTCCTCCACCGCATCGCCACCGTAGTCCTTGCGCCAGTCGTGCCGCTGGTCGCGATCCATGCCCGAATGCAGGCCATACCACACACGGCGGGCGAAGTGCGTGGCCCGTCGCTCATTGCCGGCCACAGAAAAGAGCGGGTCGCTCAGCCACCAGAACATCCGCGCGATCTTGTGGCGCTCGCTGCATGGCGTGAAGGCATACTCGTCACGCGGGCTGTCCGATGGCGGATCGGGCAGCAGTTGCCGGAGGTCAATCCACGAGCAGGCGCTCAGCTCATCGAGGCGCGAGGTCGCTTCCACAAACAGGGAGTCCGCGCGGGACACGTCGCCGCGCTCGTGCGCCACGTAGCCACGCAGCGAGAGACAGGCGAATGTGTCACCGCAGGTATCGAGGGCGCGCTCTGCACGGTCGTAGCGATGTGCGTCCACCAGGAAACGCACGCGCTGCATGCGCAGAAAGCCGTCTTCCGGCAGCAGGTCCTGAAATCCGTCCAGCGAGCGGATGAGATCTTCGCGCATCTGGCGAATGTGCAGTGTGTCGCCCGTGCGAATGGCGGCATCCGGGTAGCGCGCCTCGTCCATGTCGCGCGGCATCGTCCCCAGCAACCAGCTTGGACAGAGCGCGTACGCCGAGTTGTTGCTGACGATGGGCGTGAAGACCGTATCGGGCGTGCCCCACACCGGGATCATGGGGCGGCCGTTGCCGCGGCCGTACACGTAATCGCAATGACCATACGTGATGCGCATGGCGCGCACCTTCTTGTCCGTCTCGCCCGACACGGCGTTGATGTCACTGCGTATCCAGGCCTGTTGCCACCTGGCCTGAAACAGCGCGATGCGCTGTCGGGCGGTGTTGAGGACGGTGGCCGTGTCTACCGGGGCCGACCTCGGAGCGGGTTGGGCCGAGGCAATGATTGGGAAGCATGTGGCCGAAAAAAGAGCCACCGCGCACAGCGTCAGGAGGGGGGGACGCGACATGCTGAGATGTACTCCACAGCCGCAGGAGGTTCCATGGGCCGCGTCCCCCGAGTTGCTTAGCGGGCCACCCAGGCCCGCTCCAGCGTGGACTTGTTGAAGCTCCGCACATGATTGAGGTACAGCATGCCGTCCGGACCGAAGCCCACCAACGTGCGGCCCTGCGGCAGTTGCACGCGCTCGACGAGACGGCCCTCGCGATTCACCACGTCGTACAGGAGCCCGGCCTTGGCATCCTTCGAGGTGGCCGGCAGGACCCAGATCCGACCGGACGGATCGGCGCGGACCTGACCCTGACGCACGGCGGGATAGAAGTCGGGCAGATCCTCGGCGGGTACCGGGTCAAACCTGAAACGAGGCATGGCCGGCATGCCCGGTGCTGTTGGCGGAGGGGGAGGCAACTTGGCCTGTCGTTCGTCTTCCTGCCGCTTGAGCGAATCGACAATGGTCTGTTTCTCCTCGCGCGTAATGCGCTTCCAGTCGAACGGAAGTCGCGGCCCGGACGTCATGCGCCCATCGGGTTCGAGAATGTCCACGTGGTAGTCATGTCCGCGTACGATGGCGATGGCGCCGTCGGGCAGCATGGTCCACTCGTCAGTGAGGGGCAGCGGGTTTACGAGCGGTAGCGTGGATGAGAAGGTCGGGGTGCGGACCAGCACCATCTTCTCGGCGGCGACTTTGATCAGCGTCACCGTGTCCACCGTCCGCCGATCAAAGTCCATGCGCAGGATGGGAGCCGAGTCGGGCTGTGCGATGATCGTGCGCGACTCACCACCCGCTGGCGCCTGCGTGCCAAACATGTTGGCAATGCCCTGGTTGCGGCGCACGGACTTGTAGAGCAGCCGCCCCTCTGGATCGAATGCCGAACTGGCTGAGTTGCCGCCACCGATATAGAACAGATCGTTGGCGCGCACTGGAGCCATCACGCGCGCGAAGGCGCCGTGCTCGTCGATGACGAGAAAGGCCTGCGAGTCGAAGTCCATGAACAGCGTCGAGTCGCCACGATACGGAATGAGCGACGCGCCGGTAATGCGGAGGCCGTAGGGGTTGGGCGAGTTGCTGCTGGTGTCGGCAATGACGCGCGGGTTGCGGAGCGCCGAGTCGAACACGACCAGCTGTTTCTTGCGCGTGTCGTTGACAATGACGCTGCCGCCGGGCAGGTGCCGCACCGCCGAGGCGTCCATGAGGATGCTGCTGTCGCTGGCGACTACGCGCGACAGGCCGCGGATGGGCACGGTCGCCCGCGTGCTGCTGCGGGTACTGTCTGGCGATTGCGCGACAGCCGAACCGGGCGCGACCTGCGCCGCGAGTGTCGTGGCACAGCCCAGGCCAAACGCGGCGACCGTTGCACGGAGCATCGTGCCATGACGTGAAAACATTCCGGAGCGTCGCATTGGGAGGGCCTCAGAAGAAAAAGAAGAACTCGCCGCCCACCTGGCCGGCACGGAGCAGCTCGAGGTAGCGCGGCTCGAGCTGCTGCACGATGGAGTTGTCCATCACCCGCAGCTGTCCCTTGGTGAGCAATTTGCGCACATTGGGCACGGCGGTAATGAGATAGCCGACGGCCACTTCACGTGCCTCCACCAGGCGACGCTGGGCATCACGCTTGTCGTAGTCCTTGGGCAGCGATGCGAGGTGCTTGGCCGCCGGTGTCCACACCGAGTCCACCAACCGCGTGTAGCGTCGGCTCATGGTGGCCAGGCTATCCGCCTGCACCCGGGTGAGATGAATGCGCTCGCCCACCTGCAGCAGGCGCGCCATGACGTTGGGGAAAATCTGCGGCGACATCTGGCGGACCGAGGCTTCGGTCATCTTTGTGCCCGCCCGGGTGCGTCCCCGCGCGAGCTGCTGGTCGAGGTTCTGCCAGTCGCGCGTGGGCGCAAGATTGACACTCATCTGCAAAGTGAGCACCGCCGGAGCGCGTGAGGTGACCTGCTGAACCCGCGTGGCGCCGAAGCGCTGATTGACGTCGTAGCGGAAGCGCTGTGTGCTCGGGTCGAAGCCGCGCACGAACAGCAGCGACTGATCGATGATGGGCGGCTGCCCCCAGCCGCGCAGACCATTCTCGCCATTGATGAGCAGGTCGGCGGCGGCCAGCGGGTTGCTGAGGGTCAGCGTGAGGGTGGTGCGCTGGGGCAGTCGCACCCTGGACGGATTGGGGACGATGCGAAGCTGCGAACTGGCCGCCGTCCACGGGCCCGTGCAGGAATGGCGATCGGCCAGACGGCCCAATTGGTTGCGCAGGCAGCGGCGCACGAAGGGCGAACCCTGGTCGAGCAACTGCTGCATGGCACTGCTGAGTGCCGCGTCCGTCGTGGCCCCCGGTGCGAAGACAAAGGCGCGGTCGTTGGCGCGGCCGTCGCCGTTGACATCGTGCGAGATCATGGGGGTGAAGCGCTGGCCGGACTGCAGGCGTCCGTTCCAGCTGAACGTCACGGCGTTGCCCAGCGTGTAGCTGAGCGTGTAGCCGATGTCGTGACGCGGTTGCGCCGCGGTGTTCCACGCGATCGCAAAGGGATCACCGGCCGTGTTGCTGAAGCCCCGATACTCCTGCGTGAGATACAGGTAGTTGTAATTGACCGACCAGCGGAATCGCCGATCGGCGAACGAGAAGGGCGACAGCGACACCGTGAGCTGTGCGCTGCGTGACTGCAGGTCGCTTCGCTGTTCCTGTACGCTGGTGAAAGCCGTGCTGCGCCGCGCCGCGCGTGAAGCAATGAGTCC is a window from the Gemmatimonas sp. UBA7669 genome containing:
- a CDS encoding TonB-dependent receptor, whose amino-acid sequence is MTRGSATRAARVRRPALRRLARSTSGVARPLGASPIRALLVSTVMAAFVPAFTPLLAQVRRDSAAVDSAARRIEGVSVQAIRAGSAAPIAQKTIEREALTQRHFGQDVPMLLMNASPSLVSHNETGTQWGYSYLRLRGLDQTRINITIDGVPLNDMEDQVLYFANFADLLSNVQSVQVQRGVGTSTAGTASYAGSINFETVPVARRDAAGDVQVQMGSFGAQRATVGFNTGLTAGGFAAYGRVSGLRTNGYRDHSGVMGRSAFLGAGWFGQRDVVKLTALVGLLADTLSYTGATLSELAQNRRFNPLNPGERDKFGQQMVSLAWSRALSNGGTVNTTVYRNSASGNYDYFDLPDKYRYNLAHTWYGATSVYNVEHGALRLNTGVNANTYQRAHRAYFQPTTELYDNTGHKQDASGFVKLSYTAGRATWFGDVQGRWARFRYEPSENAGITGRAIDWTFVNPKAGVTYQLAQGLSAFASYGITSREPARNDLFGGEDDLNADNVADFGDFTRVKPERLHDTELGLNYTRPTLDLSANLYSMDFRNDIARIGAPTASGSILRRNVGSSYRRGLELDVAWRGINRVVLAGNATWSANRIRQFTDSSRGTPVVRRNVEPLLTPRFISSHRVEVTPRRGLMLGLEGRYQSRAFLDNTSSPDRVLPDYYTVDATARVALGRSSLTLRGQNLGDTQKFGSGSVSGSGTVRYFVLPARALFATLAYEF